From one Buchnera aphidicola (Cinara strobi) genomic stretch:
- the infB gene encoding translation initiation factor IF-2, translated as MSKKDQKKVLVKKNRKSTDFRSFNSRFSSSNKNKDYINILLEKKIKSKKSSHQLLNKNNILKNKKIDDNSLIKEDKLKIKNNKSVYQINNNSINQKKIVLPKNIRKNKKKSNLFTSSRFDKFIGGSSNRKFKEYKKKSSILQQKFHKPLKAFSKPIIIRNKISVSDLSNKMAVKSSKVIKELLLLGVSVTKNQILDQDTAQLVAEEMGHQVSICRDDELEISMMKDRDLGDSIEKIRPPIVTMMGHVDHGKTSLLDYIRSTKTVDREKGGITQHIGAYHVRTSQGVVTFLDTPGHAAFTSMRARGTRITDIVVLVIAADDGIMPQTIEAIKHAQNAKVPIIVAINKIDKTDANTNKIQKELLKYSIISENFGGENIFVSVSAKTGYGIDNLLSSILLQSEILELKSVYNRMASGVVIESFLDSKRGPVASVLIYQGTLRVNDVVICGLEYGKIKLLKDEFQKNIFFVEPSIPVEIFGLSGVPKAGDLLKVVRSEKQAKEVSLYRKKKFREIRLLSHKRVHIDDLFTHLESKKTSELNIILKADVQGSLEAILDALRLISNQDIKVHVVISGVGAITETDASLSITTSSVLIGFNVRANSSSKKIIEEENLDIRYYSIIYDLINDVKSLVSGLVVPVNNHKIIGLAEVRDVFKSPKFGLIAGCMVIEGVIKKTCPIRVLRNNIVIYEGELESLRRFKEDVTEVRNGIECGIGVKNYTDVRTGDIIELFQIFK; from the coding sequence TTGTCAAAAAAAGATCAAAAAAAAGTATTGGTAAAGAAAAATAGAAAATCTACAGATTTTAGATCTTTTAATTCTCGTTTTTCTTCTTCAAATAAAAATAAAGATTATATTAACATCTTATTAGAAAAAAAAATAAAAAGTAAAAAGTCTTCTCATCAATTGTTAAATAAAAATAATATATTAAAAAATAAGAAGATAGATGATAATTCTTTAATTAAAGAGGATAAATTAAAAATAAAAAATAATAAAAGTGTTTATCAGATTAACAATAATTCTATAAATCAAAAAAAAATAGTTTTACCTAAAAATATTCGAAAAAATAAAAAAAAAAGTAATTTATTTACATCTTCTAGATTTGATAAATTTATTGGAGGAAGTAGTAATAGAAAATTTAAAGAATATAAAAAAAAGAGTTCTATTTTGCAACAGAAATTTCATAAACCTTTAAAGGCTTTTAGCAAACCAATTATTATACGAAATAAGATTTCTGTTTCAGATTTATCTAATAAAATGGCCGTTAAAAGCTCAAAGGTTATAAAAGAATTACTACTTCTAGGTGTTTCTGTAACTAAAAATCAGATTTTAGATCAAGATACAGCTCAATTAGTAGCTGAAGAAATGGGTCATCAAGTATCGATATGCAGAGATGATGAATTAGAAATTTCTATGATGAAAGATCGTGATTTAGGTGATTCAATAGAAAAAATACGTCCTCCAATAGTTACCATGATGGGTCATGTAGATCACGGAAAAACATCTTTATTAGATTATATTAGATCTACTAAAACAGTAGATCGAGAGAAAGGAGGTATTACACAGCATATTGGGGCATATCATGTAAGAACATCGCAAGGTGTTGTTACTTTTTTAGATACACCGGGGCATGCAGCCTTTACTTCTATGAGAGCCCGTGGAACACGAATAACAGATATTGTTGTTTTGGTAATTGCTGCAGATGATGGAATTATGCCTCAAACCATTGAGGCAATTAAACATGCTCAAAATGCAAAAGTTCCTATTATTGTTGCTATTAATAAAATTGATAAAACAGATGCTAACACAAATAAAATTCAAAAAGAATTATTAAAATATTCAATTATTTCTGAAAATTTTGGAGGAGAAAATATTTTTGTATCAGTTTCAGCAAAAACAGGTTACGGAATTGATAATTTACTATCTTCTATTTTATTACAGTCAGAAATTTTAGAATTAAAATCTGTTTATAATCGTATGGCTTCGGGGGTAGTAATTGAATCTTTTTTAGATTCTAAACGTGGCCCAGTAGCTTCTGTATTAATATATCAGGGAACATTGCGTGTTAATGATGTTGTTATCTGCGGATTAGAGTATGGAAAAATTAAATTACTGAAAGATGAATTCCAGAAAAATATTTTTTTTGTTGAACCTTCAATTCCGGTAGAAATCTTTGGTTTGTCTGGAGTCCCGAAGGCAGGTGACTTATTAAAAGTAGTTCGAAGTGAAAAACAAGCTAAGGAGGTATCGTTATATCGAAAGAAAAAATTTAGAGAAATTCGACTTTTATCTCATAAAAGAGTTCACATAGATGATTTATTTACTCATTTAGAATCAAAAAAAACATCAGAATTAAACATTATTTTGAAAGCTGATGTTCAAGGTTCCTTAGAAGCAATATTAGATGCATTGCGATTAATATCGAATCAAGATATTAAAGTTCATGTTGTTATATCTGGAGTTGGGGCAATTACAGAAACTGATGCATCTTTAAGTATCACTACTTCATCAGTTCTTATAGGATTTAATGTTCGAGCTAATTCTTCTTCAAAAAAGATTATAGAGGAGGAGAATTTAGATATCCGTTATTATTCAATAATATATGATTTAATTAATGATGTCAAATCATTAGTATCTGGTTTAGTTGTTCCGGTAAATAATCATAAAATTATAGGTTTAGCGGAAGTTAGAGATGTTTTTAAATCACCAAAATTTGGATTAATTGCTGGTTGTATGGTAATTGAAGGTGTTATTAAAAAAACTTGCCCCATACGAGTTTTAAGAAATAATATTGTAATCTATGAAGGTGAATTAGAATCATTACGTCGTTTTAAAGAAGATGTAACAGAAGTTCGAAATGGAATAGAATGTGGAATAGGTGTAAAAAATTACACCGATGTTCGTACCGGGGATATCATTGAATTATTTCAAATATTCAAATAG
- the truB gene encoding tRNA pseudouridine(55) synthase TruB, protein MDYVKYFNFNGILLLDKPKGITSNCALQQVKRIFFAKKVGYTGSLDPLATGMLPILFGNATKFSRYLTNSIKKYHVIVKLGETTVTGDLSGEILKKRSVCLNIHNVKKILKTFVGEIKQTPPMFSALKYKGIPLYKYARLGISVPRKNRNLIIYQLNFIQLIDNFLEFTIVCSKGTYIRSLVDDVGKKLKCGAHVIYLCRLQVGLYVSSQLINLTKLYFIENQNINQTHRFYLFNMLSTFLLPISSFFLEYPIVKLTSQDADNFKKKLCIYLVNCFKIGLVQVTTGKKNIFLGIGRLSALGLLTPECILLS, encoded by the coding sequence ATGGATTATGTTAAATATTTTAATTTTAATGGAATATTATTATTAGATAAACCAAAAGGTATAACATCTAACTGCGCTTTGCAACAGGTTAAGAGAATTTTTTTTGCTAAAAAAGTAGGTTATACAGGATCTCTAGACCCCTTAGCTACAGGTATGTTACCAATTTTATTTGGAAATGCAACAAAATTTTCTAGATATTTAACTAATTCAATAAAAAAATATCATGTAATTGTTAAATTAGGGGAAACTACTGTAACTGGAGATTTATCTGGAGAGATATTAAAGAAGCGATCAGTGTGTTTAAATATTCATAATGTTAAAAAAATCTTAAAGACTTTTGTTGGAGAAATAAAACAAACTCCGCCAATGTTTTCAGCTTTAAAATATAAAGGAATTCCTTTATATAAATATGCTCGTTTAGGTATATCTGTTCCTAGAAAAAATAGGAATTTAATTATTTATCAGTTAAATTTTATTCAATTAATTGATAATTTTTTAGAATTTACAATTGTATGTTCTAAAGGAACATATATTCGAAGTTTAGTAGACGATGTTGGAAAAAAATTAAAATGTGGAGCTCATGTTATTTACTTATGTCGTTTGCAGGTTGGTTTATATGTTTCATCTCAATTAATTAATTTAACTAAGTTATATTTTATTGAAAATCAAAATATTAACCAAACGCATAGATTTTATCTTTTTAATATGTTGAGTACTTTTTTATTACCTATTAGTTCTTTTTTTTTAGAATATCCAATAGTGAAATTAACGAGTCAAGATGCTGATAATTTTAAAAAAAAATTATGTATCTATCTAGTAAATTGTTTTAAAATTGGTTTAGTACAAGTAACTACAGGTAAAAAAAATATATTTTTAGGAATTGGACGACTTAGTGCTTTAGGATTATTGACTCCGGAGTGCATTTTATTGAGTTGA
- the nusA gene encoding transcription termination factor NusA — protein sequence MNKEILSVVDAVSHEKSIPREKIFEALESALAIATKKKYNQDINIRVCINRSDGSFNTYRRWLVVNIVSNPTKEITLEAARFENSNIQLYDYIEDRIDSVTFDRIATQIAKQVIIQKVREAEREMLIHQFYQKKGRIVVGIVKKINRESVILDVGSSLEGIIMREDMLPRENFRVNDRVRGILYNISSEKKGSQLFISRSKSDMLIELFRIEVPEIGENLIEIKAIARDPGSRSKIAVTTYDGRIDPVGACVGMRGARVQAVSNELCGERIDIILWDKNPEKFVINSMAPAEVSSIVLDNCNHTINVAVESCNLAQAIGRNGQNVRLASQLTGWELNVMTSDSLLQNKKLGKNNLFYIFKKKFNLKEEDISLLIHSGFSSIQSIADASLTQLLSVRGMNTDLIINIQKKAIFILKDHQEKSVQIFRKNYLDSELSHLKNIDEELLQKLIEKKIYTLEHLAEQSIEDLNDISILTSTQAGKLIMEARNICWFNDTK from the coding sequence ATGAACAAAGAAATATTATCTGTAGTAGATGCTGTTTCGCATGAAAAATCTATTCCGAGAGAAAAAATTTTTGAAGCATTAGAAAGTGCTTTGGCAATTGCAACTAAAAAAAAATATAATCAAGATATTAATATTAGAGTATGTATTAATCGAAGCGACGGAAGCTTTAATACATATCGTAGATGGTTAGTGGTAAATATTGTTTCTAATCCAACCAAGGAAATTACATTAGAAGCTGCTCGTTTTGAAAATAGTAATATACAATTATATGATTATATAGAAGATCGTATTGATTCTGTTACTTTTGATCGTATTGCTACTCAAATAGCAAAGCAGGTTATTATACAAAAAGTTAGAGAAGCTGAACGCGAAATGCTGATTCATCAATTTTATCAGAAAAAAGGTCGAATTGTTGTAGGTATTGTTAAAAAAATTAATAGAGAATCTGTTATTTTAGATGTTGGAAGTAGTTTAGAAGGTATCATAATGCGCGAGGACATGCTTCCTAGAGAAAATTTTAGGGTGAATGATAGAGTTCGAGGTATATTATATAATATTTCTAGTGAAAAAAAAGGATCTCAATTGTTTATTAGTCGATCTAAATCAGATATGTTAATTGAACTATTTCGAATCGAAGTTCCTGAAATTGGAGAAAATTTAATAGAAATTAAAGCTATTGCTCGTGATCCAGGATCAAGATCAAAAATAGCAGTCACTACATACGATGGTAGAATTGATCCAGTTGGTGCTTGCGTAGGAATGAGAGGAGCGCGTGTTCAAGCTGTTTCTAATGAACTATGTGGAGAGCGTATTGATATTATTTTGTGGGATAAAAATCCAGAAAAATTTGTAATTAATTCTATGGCTCCAGCTGAAGTTTCATCAATTGTTCTAGATAATTGTAATCATACAATTAACGTGGCTGTTGAATCATGTAACTTAGCTCAAGCAATTGGCAGAAATGGACAAAATGTTCGGTTAGCATCACAATTAACTGGTTGGGAATTAAATGTCATGACATCTGATTCTTTATTACAAAATAAAAAATTAGGAAAAAATAATTTATTTTATATTTTTAAGAAAAAGTTTAATCTAAAAGAGGAAGATATTTCATTATTAATACATTCAGGATTTTCTTCTATTCAATCTATTGCAGATGCTTCATTAACACAACTATTATCTGTAAGAGGAATGAATACAGATTTAATTATTAACATACAAAAAAAAGCTATATTTATTTTGAAAGATCATCAAGAAAAATCAGTACAAATATTTCGAAAAAATTATTTAGATTCTGAATTATCTCATTTAAAAAATATTGATGAAGAGTTACTTCAAAAATTAATAGAAAAAAAAATATATACCTTAGAACATCTTGCTGAACAGAGTATTGAAGATTTAAATGATATTTCTATACTAACGTCTACTCAAGCAGGGAAATTAATTATGGAAGCTCGCAATATTTGTTGGTTTAATGATACTAAATAA
- a CDS encoding Rid family detoxifying hydrolase, whose translation MFKKKNTVRKLFGPYSPIIKTDNLFFLSGQIPVNATTGIIPQGVNEQTTLILENIYILLKKNKLKLKNIVKITIFTTKMDKLNEINLSYKKFFKKNNIRYPARSCIGVSQLPKNVAIEIEAVASLSVE comes from the coding sequence ATGTTTAAAAAAAAAAATACTGTCAGAAAATTATTTGGACCATATTCCCCGATTATAAAAACAGATAATTTATTTTTTCTTTCTGGACAAATTCCAGTAAATGCAACAACAGGTATAATACCACAAGGCGTTAATGAACAAACTACATTGATATTAGAAAATATTTATATTTTATTAAAAAAAAACAAACTAAAATTAAAAAATATTGTCAAAATAACTATTTTTACTACTAAAATGGATAAATTAAATGAAATTAATTTATCCTATAAAAAATTTTTTAAAAAAAATAATATCAGGTATCCAGCAAGATCTTGCATCGGTGTATCACAATTACCAAAAAACGTAGCAATTGAAATAGAAGCAGTAGCATCACTATCTGTCGAATAA
- the pnp gene encoding polyribonucleotide nucleotidyltransferase, whose product MLKPIIHKFKYGQHSIILETGVIARQATASVLAKMDDTTVLVTIVSDESVQAGQKFFPLVVNYQERTYAAGRIPGGFFRREGRPSENEILVSRLIDRPIRPLFSKDFLNEVQIIATVISVNPQINPDIISIVGASAALSLSGLPFLGPIGAARVGLLENQYVLNPSTEIMKNSSLDLVVSGTKDNIFMVEAEANILSEENILNAILFGHESQKSLIENIFLFAKKANKLPNIYSNVYQPDLQLYELVSDKIRKDIEKAYYILSKKERLIKLYDIKQKTLSELLNDNNNINSSAVEEIICYIERSIVRSRILQGKARIDGRSNYSIRPIDVRTGVLPRVHGSALFTRGETQALVSATLGTSRDAQNLDDLLGDRTDNFLFHYNFPPYSVGEIGIVGSPKRREIGHGKLAKRSFLAVMPKIEDFPYTIRLVSEITESNGSSSMASVCGASLALMDAGVPIKSAIAGIAMGLIKEHDTYVILSDILGDEDHLGDMDFKVAGSRVGITALQMDIKISGITSDIIKSALYQAKSARLKILDIMETTLQIPRSDISKFAPRIYTMKINPEKIKDVIGKGGSIIRTLTEETGTVIEIKDDGVVKISAIVGEKAKHAMRRIKEITEDIKIGKIYLGKVTRILDFGAFVSIGWGKEGLIHISQISHKRVDKVIDHLKIDQTIYVKVLEVDRQGRIRLSMKDIRVSKK is encoded by the coding sequence TTGTTAAAACCAATTATACATAAATTTAAGTATGGTCAACATTCTATTATTTTAGAAACGGGGGTGATTGCTCGACAAGCTACTGCTTCAGTGTTAGCAAAAATGGATGATACTACAGTATTAGTCACTATTGTTAGTGATGAATCAGTTCAAGCCGGACAAAAATTTTTCCCTTTAGTTGTAAATTATCAAGAACGAACTTATGCAGCTGGACGAATACCCGGGGGGTTTTTTCGTCGCGAAGGACGGCCTAGTGAAAATGAAATTTTAGTTTCTCGATTAATTGATAGACCGATACGTCCTTTATTTTCTAAAGATTTTTTAAATGAAGTTCAAATTATCGCAACTGTTATTTCTGTGAATCCTCAAATTAATCCAGACATTATTTCTATTGTTGGCGCGTCAGCTGCTTTATCTTTATCAGGATTACCGTTTTTAGGTCCAATAGGAGCAGCTCGTGTTGGATTATTAGAAAATCAGTATGTTTTAAATCCTTCTACAGAAATTATGAAAAATAGTTCTTTAGATTTAGTTGTTTCAGGAACAAAAGATAATATTTTTATGGTAGAGGCTGAAGCTAATATATTATCAGAAGAAAATATTCTGAATGCTATTTTATTTGGACACGAAAGTCAAAAATCGTTAATTGAGAATATTTTTTTATTTGCTAAAAAAGCAAATAAACTTCCCAATATTTATTCTAATGTATATCAACCAGATTTACAGTTATATGAATTAGTATCCGATAAGATTAGAAAAGATATTGAGAAAGCATATTATATTTTATCTAAAAAGGAAAGATTGATTAAACTTTACGATATTAAACAAAAAACTCTTTCAGAATTACTAAATGATAATAATAATATAAACAGTTCTGCTGTTGAAGAGATTATTTGTTACATAGAGCGTAGTATTGTTAGAAGTCGTATTTTACAAGGTAAGGCAAGAATTGATGGTCGATCAAATTATTCTATTAGACCCATTGATGTTCGGACTGGAGTTTTGCCGCGCGTACATGGTTCAGCTTTGTTTACGCGAGGAGAAACTCAAGCACTTGTGTCAGCTACTTTAGGTACATCGCGAGATGCACAAAATTTAGATGATTTGCTAGGAGATAGAACTGATAATTTTTTATTTCATTATAATTTTCCTCCATACTCTGTAGGAGAAATTGGAATTGTAGGATCCCCTAAACGAAGAGAAATTGGTCATGGAAAATTAGCTAAGCGTAGTTTTTTAGCTGTTATGCCAAAAATCGAAGATTTCCCATATACAATTCGTTTAGTTTCAGAGATAACAGAATCTAATGGTTCTTCTTCTATGGCTTCTGTATGCGGTGCATCTTTAGCATTAATGGATGCAGGTGTTCCAATTAAATCGGCAATTGCAGGGATTGCTATGGGTTTAATTAAAGAACATGATACATATGTAATTTTGTCAGATATTTTAGGAGATGAGGATCATTTAGGCGATATGGATTTTAAAGTTGCAGGAAGTAGGGTCGGCATTACAGCTTTACAAATGGACATTAAGATTTCTGGTATCACTAGTGATATTATTAAATCAGCGTTATATCAAGCAAAATCTGCAAGATTAAAGATTTTAGATATTATGGAAACTACATTACAAATTCCTAGAAGTGACATATCTAAGTTTGCTCCTAGAATCTATACTATGAAAATTAATCCTGAAAAAATAAAAGATGTAATTGGAAAAGGTGGTTCTATTATCCGTACATTAACTGAAGAAACAGGAACTGTAATTGAAATTAAAGATGATGGGGTGGTAAAAATTTCAGCTATAGTTGGTGAAAAAGCTAAACATGCAATGCGTAGAATTAAGGAAATTACTGAAGATATTAAAATTGGAAAAATTTATTTAGGAAAAGTAACACGTATCTTAGACTTTGGAGCTTTTGTCTCTATAGGATGGGGTAAAGAAGGATTAATACATATTTCTCAAATTTCACATAAAAGAGTAGATAAAGTTATTGATCATTTAAAAATTGATCAAACTATTTATGTAAAAGTTTTAGAAGTAGATCGACAAGGACGAATTCGTTTAAGTATGAAAGATATAAGAGTATCAAAAAAATAA
- the secG gene encoding preprotein translocase subunit SecG, translating into MYFFLLTVFISISLLLIVIIIFQSNIGNDLSTTTSDYSSQLFTENSKSDVITYTIFFLLIFLFIMSIILCKYSNLTVFNWNV; encoded by the coding sequence ATGTATTTTTTTTTATTAACAGTTTTTATTTCTATATCTTTATTATTAATTGTTATAATTATATTTCAATCTAATATAGGTAATGATTTATCAACTACAACAAGTGACTATTCTTCTCAGTTATTTACTGAAAATTCGAAAAGTGATGTGATTACGTATACAATATTTTTTCTTTTAATTTTTTTATTTATAATGAGTATTATTTTATGCAAATATAGTAATCTTACTGTTTTTAATTGGAACGTATAA
- the rpsO gene encoding 30S ribosomal protein S15, with the protein MLKSDIVVRELILKYGKNFKNSGYSSVQIALLTRKINYLQKHFSEHKEDHCGRKGLLSMVSRRRKLLDYMKSRKYKKYLLLIHELGLRH; encoded by the coding sequence ATGTTAAAAAGCGATATAGTAGTACGAGAGTTAATTTTAAAATATGGAAAAAATTTTAAAAATAGTGGGTATTCATCAGTACAAATTGCTTTATTAACTAGAAAAATAAATTATTTACAAAAACATTTTTCTGAACATAAAGAAGATCACTGCGGGCGAAAGGGTTTATTAAGTATGGTTTCTCGTCGTAGAAAATTATTAGATTACATGAAATCAAGGAAATATAAAAAATATCTTTTATTAATTCATGAGTTAGGTTTACGCCATTAA
- a CDS encoding DEAD/DEAH box helicase translates to MTQIHNSFSVFGLNSFLLQSLKELGYIKPSPIQSACIPSLLLGQDVLGMAQTGSGKTAAFALPLLNNINIALRSPQILVLAPTRELAVQVARAFSDFSKYLIGITVLAIYGGQRYEIQLQSLRRGPQIIVGTPGRLLDHLKRGTLSLMNLRSLVLDEADEMLRMGFIEDVENIMSKIPKKHQTALFSATMPNAILRISRQFMLAPKEIKIQSTGMTKPDIQQSYWIVRGKKTDALIRFLEVEDFSATIIFVRTKSATLEVSEALEKNGYNSAALNGDMNQLLREQTLDRLKNGRLDILIATDVAARGLDVDRISLVINYDIPMDAESYVHRIGRTGRAGRTGRALLFVEYRERRLLQNIERTIKQSIVEIELPKSELLMERRLKNFSEKVQKNLNSPDLNEYKLLLNKLNLNDNSNFENLSAALLKLAQGERPLIIRPDKRYPSLSFKRNNLYSINCKKKYTYKKNSFIRRGRNNDDRKKIENILVFRIDVGRNDGVEVRHIVGAIANEGDISSRLIGNIRLFPHYSTVELPKNHSKRILIRLLRTRILNKPINIKLFTDNKLSFENRIYKTHLKRNNYKKNKI, encoded by the coding sequence ATGACTCAAATTCATAATTCTTTTTCCGTTTTTGGACTTAATTCTTTTTTACTTCAATCTTTGAAAGAGTTAGGATATATTAAACCTTCTCCTATACAATCTGCTTGTATTCCATCTTTATTATTAGGACAAGATGTATTAGGAATGGCTCAAACAGGTAGCGGAAAAACTGCTGCTTTTGCATTGCCTTTATTAAATAATATTAATATTGCATTGCGGTCTCCTCAAATTCTTGTTCTTGCTCCTACTCGAGAATTAGCTGTTCAGGTAGCCAGAGCATTTTCTGATTTTTCTAAATATCTAATCGGAATAACTGTATTAGCTATTTATGGAGGTCAACGGTATGAAATTCAGTTACAATCTTTAAGGAGAGGTCCTCAGATTATTGTAGGAACCCCGGGTCGTTTATTGGATCACTTAAAAAGAGGGACTCTTAGCTTAATGAATTTACGTAGTTTAGTATTAGATGAAGCTGATGAAATGTTACGAATGGGTTTTATAGAAGATGTAGAAAATATTATGTCAAAAATCCCCAAAAAACATCAAACAGCATTATTTTCAGCTACTATGCCAAATGCTATTTTACGAATATCTAGGCAATTTATGCTAGCTCCAAAGGAGATAAAAATACAGTCTACAGGAATGACAAAACCTGATATACAGCAAAGTTATTGGATAGTTCGCGGTAAAAAAACTGATGCTTTAATTAGATTTTTGGAAGTAGAGGATTTTTCTGCAACAATTATTTTTGTTAGAACAAAAAGTGCAACTTTAGAAGTTTCAGAAGCTTTAGAAAAAAATGGTTATAACAGCGCGGCTTTAAATGGTGATATGAATCAATTATTGCGTGAACAAACTTTAGATCGATTAAAAAACGGAAGATTAGATATTTTAATTGCTACCGATGTTGCTGCTCGGGGGTTAGATGTAGATCGAATTAGTCTTGTAATTAATTATGATATTCCTATGGACGCTGAATCTTATGTTCATCGTATTGGTAGAACGGGGAGAGCTGGGAGAACTGGTCGTGCTTTATTGTTTGTTGAATACCGTGAGCGTAGGTTATTGCAAAATATTGAAAGAACTATTAAACAATCTATCGTAGAAATTGAGTTACCAAAATCAGAGTTATTAATGGAACGTAGATTAAAGAATTTTTCAGAAAAAGTTCAGAAAAACTTAAATAGTCCGGACTTAAATGAATATAAGTTATTATTAAATAAATTAAATTTGAATGATAATTCAAACTTTGAGAATCTCTCAGCAGCTTTATTAAAATTAGCTCAAGGAGAACGACCATTAATTATTCGTCCTGACAAAAGATATCCATCATTATCTTTTAAAAGAAATAATTTATATTCAATTAATTGCAAAAAAAAATACACCTATAAGAAAAATTCTTTTATACGTCGTGGACGTAATAATGATGATCGAAAAAAAATAGAAAATATTTTAGTTTTTCGTATAGATGTTGGTCGAAATGATGGTGTAGAAGTTCGACATATTGTTGGTGCAATTGCTAATGAGGGTGATATCAGTAGTCGATTAATTGGAAATATTAGATTATTTCCTCATTATTCTACTGTAGAATTACCAAAAAATCATTCGAAACGTATATTAATTCGTTTATTACGTACCCGCATCTTAAACAAACCTATTAATATTAAATTATTTACAGATAATAAACTATCATTTGAAAATAGAATTTACAAAACACATTTGAAGAGAAATAATTATAAAAAAAATAAAATTTAA
- the rbfA gene encoding 30S ribosome-binding factor RbfA — protein MLKGCHRAVKLERNLHKEIAIIIQQRLKDPRLNEFITISEVKLSLDLSYAKIFVTFLKEKNKKKIKLMLFVLQRSSSYIRSILNKNIYLRIVPKLFFIHDVSFLNGIFISKLIDKNMPS, from the coding sequence ATGTTAAAGGGTTGTCATCGAGCAGTAAAACTAGAACGGAATTTACATAAAGAAATTGCTATTATTATTCAACAACGTTTAAAAGATCCTCGATTGAATGAATTTATAACAATCTCAGAAGTAAAGTTATCTTTAGATTTAAGTTATGCAAAAATATTTGTTACTTTTTTAAAGGAAAAAAATAAGAAAAAAATTAAACTTATGTTATTCGTTCTTCAACGTTCTTCTAGCTATATTCGTTCTATCTTGAACAAGAATATATATTTACGAATTGTTCCGAAGTTATTTTTTATTCATGACGTATCTTTTTTAAATGGAATTTTTATTTCTAAATTGATTGACAAAAATATGCCAAGTTAA